AGCAACAGCAGACCGCCCGCCACGCGCGCCAGCGCCACCAGGCGATCCAGCCGCGCCGGAGAGTCGCGCAGCCAGATAGTAGTGACAGTGTCACGCATGCGGTTGACCGCCAGCGACAGCAGCAGCAGAGAGAGCCCGGTACCGAGCGCCATGGTCATTACCGCCAGCATCCCCCAGCTGACAATGCCGATGGCGTTGGAAAAGAGCAGCACGGTAATCGCGCCGCTACAGGGCCGCAGGCCGATGGCGGCGATCACGCTCAGCCGCTCTTTCCAGCCCGCAGGCTGACGGGTGGGAAGATGATGATGGCCGCAGCCGCAGGCTTCATGATGATGCGCGTGCCGGGGGGCGGCACGAAACGCGCGCAGGCCGCGCAGCAGCAGCCAGAAGCCGAAAGCGGCGATCAACAGGGCACTGGCCTTTTCCAGATACCAGCGGCCGAGACTAAGATCGCCCGCCACCAGGTTAAAGCCCACCGCCAGGATAAACACAAACAGGATGGCGCTGACGCCCTGCAACAGCGAACCGGCCAGTGGCACCGCGCGCAGCGCGCCGGATGAGGGCGTCTGCTGCGTGCTGAGCCAGGTGGTCACCACAAACTTGCCATGGCCCGGTCCGACGGCGTGCAGCACGCCATAGAGAAAGGTAAAGAACAGCAGCCACAGCCCGCCGCCATACTGGCCGTTATTGATCTGCAGCAGGTGCAGCACCAGATAGCGGTGCAGCGTAATTTGGGTGGTCAGGCTCCAGGCGAGAAACGCGCTCCAGTGCCACCAACAGAACCCG
This DNA window, taken from Mixta gaviniae, encodes the following:
- a CDS encoding nickel/cobalt transporter, whose protein sequence is MLTRTLSSFSSGRQSLAIFALLFALLAGFCWWHWSAFLAWSLTTQITLHRYLVLHLLQINNGQYGGGLWLLFFTFLYGVLHAVGPGHGKFVVTTWLSTQQTPSSGALRAVPLAGSLLQGVSAILFVFILAVGFNLVAGDLSLGRWYLEKASALLIAAFGFWLLLRGLRAFRAAPRHAHHHEACGCGHHHLPTRQPAGWKERLSVIAAIGLRPCSGAITVLLFSNAIGIVSWGMLAVMTMALGTGLSLLLLSLAVNRMRDTVTTIWLRDSPARLDRLVALARVAGGLLLLFFALILFLSVVPVSPNGDFIAAGC